A genomic window from Erpetoichthys calabaricus chromosome 17, fErpCal1.3, whole genome shotgun sequence includes:
- the ecsit gene encoding evolutionarily conserved signaling intermediate in Toll pathway, mitochondrial — protein sequence MNATRFLFHTRSLRLPLLCVAGLRNKSLSSGPIPLHQFLSSDHCTRRCLCSKPVFRRDPSQSEESQNKPDKTLISYDNLFERAALDSKNKATFSHVLDVFKNKDIRRRGHVEFIYAALKKMPEFGVEQDLAIYNKLLDVFPKEVFIPRNFIQRMFNHYPRQQECGVQILEQMENYGVLPNVETKVLLIQIFGKKSHPIRKYQRLMYWFPRFKHVNPYPVPRELPQDPVDLARFSLHRIAADLNAKVTVYQMPSSDHNEDGNLVCQPYIVGIQSPDQREVLAKHRPNRPVFVEGPFPLWLKRTCVYYYVLRADPLPPEEKVEEPVDPERNFFYPLELELDYDRDLGDDEDFDVDEVEEGPVYAMCMTDSGDRDTLAKWISGLQETNPILGCTPTVFRLDSGPSEVQSCTVSDHPEIEDVLQGQKMAQ from the exons ATGAATGCCACCAGATTCCTGTTTCACACCAGAAGCTTGCGTCTGCCACTGTTGTGCGTTGCAGGTTTGCGTAATAAAAGTTTATCCTCTGGCCCCATTCCTCTGCATCAG ttccTCAGCAGTGACCACTGCACCAGAAGATGTTTATGTAGCAAGCCTGTTTTCAGACGTGACCCAAGCCAAAGCGAGGAATCCCAGAATAAACCCGACAAAACTCTGATCAGCTATGACAATCTGTTTGAACGAGCAGCCCTGGACTCCAAGAACAAGGCGACGTTTAGCCACGTCCTTGACGTCTTTAAGAACAAGGATATTCGCCGCCGAGGACACGTGGAGTTCATCTATGCGGCTCTAAAGAAAATGCCAGAGTTTGGAGTGGAGCAAGACCTCGCCATCTACAATAAGCTGTTAGATGTTTTCCCCAAGGAGGTCTTCATTCCCCGAAACTTCATCCAGCGGATGTTTAACCACTACCCCCGTCAGCAAGAGTGCGGTGTGCAGATTTTGGAGCAGATGGAAAACTACG GTGTGTTGCCCAACGTGGAAACCAAAGTGCTCCTGATCCAGATCTTTGGGAAGAAGAGCCACCCCATACGAAAATACCAGCGTCTGATGTATTGGTTCCCACGGTTCAAGCATGTGAATCCATATCCTGTACCTCGTGAACTCCCCCAGGACCCCGTCGACCTGGCACGGTTTAGCTTGCACCGAATAGCTGCTGACCTGAATGCCAAGGTGACAGTTTATCAG ATGCCTTCCTCTGACCACAATGAAGATGGGAATTTGGTGTGTCAGCCGTATATCGTGG GAATCCAGAGCCCTGACCAGCGGGAAGTTCTAGCCAAGCACAGACCAAACCGTCCAGTTTTTGTGGAAGGACCCTTTCCTTTGTGGCTAAAGAGGACCTGTGTGTATTATTATGTCCTACGGGCAGACCCTCTGCCCCCTGAAGAAAAG GTGGAGGAGCCAGTGGATCCAGAAAGGAATTTCTTTTACCCATTAGAGCTGGAACTGGACTATGATAGAGACCTCGGTGATGATGAGGACTTTGATGTGGATGAAG TAGAGGAAGGTCCTGTCTATGCAATGTGTATGACCGACTCTGGGGATCGGGACACTCTCGCCAAGTGGATCTCTGGACTGCAGGAGACTAATCCCATCCTGGGCTGTACCCCTACGGTTTTTCGTTTGGATTCTGGACCATCGGAAGTACAGAGCTGCACTGTGTCAGACCATCCAGAAATTGAAGATGTTTTACAAGGCCAGAAAATGGCACAGTAG